One genomic region from Planctomycetia bacterium encodes:
- a CDS encoding DUF2029 domain-containing protein gives MTWSQFLYEAACWPFERFQRHFLSWVLCVVLSLWLVHTTLQDGVEGHATCDFAGQWMHGRGFFREEADQLYQVEAGKRWLSEGYKDKYLEDQINDVLKKGGHNDLYEKGIAGALYPPTASVAFSYFAQFTPATAHAVAFFFYLGMCYGSGWLISRITQGRLQWGEATLCILFFPNNFMGLMLGQNQVLSLTILCAGWYCHHRRWPFVAGLIWGLFAYKPVFAVALLLVPIALRSPRWFLGMALSGMLCVAGTLPYTKGLDPWFRWLEVGKQAERLYQIDRNWVWMSRDLVGLPRRKMWDAESFTNVWRYNIGVWQPGWSWYYTDSKGETTFSPGVWLFWGDDYDWQKHQRVYWYENEQGQETGYWYLTVIGYVLLGSVAGLTVLISVFSFPRHRDSFSRATVDGVPAIFVLTGSLLCVFHFMHYDLLSFALPLLLGLGQLGQWPLRRRILYILFYLIWLGRTCAFYFGNGIFAVPWETYLLLILWGWMGFVTWKERNINQPENKPVSEVLLNQNQDAHEVLN, from the coding sequence ATGACCTGGTCCCAATTCCTTTACGAAGCAGCATGTTGGCCGTTTGAACGATTTCAACGGCATTTCCTGTCGTGGGTTCTCTGTGTAGTGCTTAGTCTCTGGCTGGTGCACACCACGCTACAGGATGGCGTGGAAGGTCATGCAACCTGTGACTTTGCCGGGCAGTGGATGCATGGCCGGGGCTTCTTTCGTGAAGAAGCTGATCAACTCTACCAGGTGGAAGCGGGCAAACGCTGGCTCAGCGAAGGGTACAAAGACAAATACCTCGAAGATCAGATCAACGATGTGCTCAAAAAAGGTGGGCACAACGATCTCTACGAGAAAGGTATTGCTGGTGCCTTGTACCCGCCAACAGCCAGCGTGGCATTTTCTTATTTTGCTCAATTCACACCTGCTACTGCTCATGCTGTCGCGTTCTTTTTCTACCTCGGCATGTGTTACGGCTCAGGCTGGCTGATCAGCAGAATTACCCAGGGTCGGCTGCAATGGGGCGAAGCCACGCTCTGCATCCTGTTCTTTCCGAATAACTTCATGGGCCTGATGCTGGGCCAGAACCAGGTACTGTCGCTGACCATTCTCTGTGCAGGCTGGTACTGTCACCACCGTCGCTGGCCTTTTGTTGCAGGACTCATTTGGGGGCTGTTTGCATATAAGCCGGTGTTCGCGGTGGCATTGCTCCTGGTGCCGATTGCCTTGCGAAGCCCACGCTGGTTTCTGGGTATGGCACTCAGTGGCATGCTCTGTGTTGCGGGGACATTACCCTATACCAAGGGTCTCGACCCATGGTTTCGCTGGCTGGAGGTGGGAAAGCAGGCCGAGCGATTGTATCAGATTGACCGCAACTGGGTATGGATGAGTCGCGACCTGGTCGGGCTGCCTCGCCGCAAGATGTGGGATGCAGAATCGTTCACCAATGTCTGGCGTTACAACATTGGAGTCTGGCAGCCCGGCTGGTCGTGGTATTACACTGATAGCAAAGGAGAAACCACATTTAGTCCTGGTGTCTGGCTCTTCTGGGGCGATGATTATGATTGGCAAAAACATCAGCGGGTTTACTGGTACGAAAATGAACAGGGCCAGGAAACGGGATACTGGTATCTGACTGTCATCGGCTATGTCCTGCTGGGTTCCGTTGCAGGCTTAACCGTTCTGATTAGCGTGTTTTCCTTCCCTCGACATCGTGATAGTTTCAGCCGAGCCACTGTGGATGGCGTACCAGCTATCTTTGTACTGACCGGCAGCCTGCTCTGTGTCTTCCACTTCATGCACTACGATCTGCTCTCGTTTGCCTTGCCACTGCTTCTGGGATTGGGACAACTCGGCCAATGGCCTTTGCGACGGCGAATTCTTTACATTCTGTTTTATCTCATCTGGCTAGGCAGAACCTGTGCGTTTTATTTTGGAAACGGCATTTTTGCAGTGCCTTGGGAAACTTACCTGTTGCTCATTCTGTGGGGTTGGATGGGCTTTGTTACATGGAAAGAACGCAACATAAATCAACCAGAAAACAAACCTGTTTCAGAAGTTTTGCTGAACCAGAATCAGGATGCACATGAAGTGCTGAATTGA
- the rpmA gene encoding 50S ribosomal protein L27, producing MAHKKGQGSTRNGRDSNPQYRGIKVYGGARVSNGGIIVRQRGTQFHPGRNVGCGSDYTLFALAEGTVYFDQNGRRVNVKTDEVAVAGK from the coding sequence ATGGCACATAAAAAGGGTCAGGGATCAACACGCAACGGTCGCGATTCCAATCCCCAATACCGTGGTATTAAGGTGTATGGCGGTGCTCGTGTGAGCAACGGCGGCATCATCGTTCGCCAGCGAGGCACACAGTTTCACCCAGGCCGTAATGTAGGCTGTGGCAGTGATTACACGCTCTTCGCACTGGCTGAAGGTACGGTTTACTTCGATCAGAATGGCCGTCGCGTAAACGTCAAGACCGACGAAGTTGCAGTTGCTGGCAAGTAA
- a CDS encoding type III pantothenate kinase: MKLIDLIVVDAGNTRCKVGLVHAEQLMVVQTYPLAECDNEPWRDADFQHLLLHQARWIISGSNPPVMKQLAHWLLRNGQNCTVLDASSHLPLTIKVKQPERAGRDRLLNALGVPTRPAIIISAGTAITVDAVDTDGSFLGGAIFPGLRLMAQALNDHTAALPLIDPTLPVPPLPGKSTEEAMHAGIVQAAAGGIVGCITEMLPIMQSDSFSIYITGGDAECLIPWLPWDVEMTPHLALQGLIVASQATQS; this comes from the coding sequence ATGAAACTGATCGATCTCATTGTGGTAGACGCAGGCAACACTCGTTGCAAGGTGGGGCTGGTGCATGCCGAGCAATTGATGGTGGTGCAGACTTATCCGCTTGCCGAGTGTGATAACGAACCGTGGCGAGACGCCGATTTTCAACACCTGCTTCTGCACCAGGCACGCTGGATCATCTCAGGTTCCAATCCACCGGTGATGAAGCAGCTCGCCCACTGGCTTCTCCGCAACGGGCAAAACTGCACCGTACTGGATGCATCAAGTCATTTGCCACTCACCATCAAAGTGAAGCAGCCTGAACGGGCAGGCCGTGATCGATTGCTCAATGCGCTCGGAGTGCCAACCAGGCCAGCCATCATCATCAGTGCAGGCACTGCCATCACCGTGGATGCAGTGGATACTGATGGTAGTTTTCTGGGCGGTGCCATCTTTCCAGGCCTGCGCTTGATGGCACAAGCCTTGAACGATCATACCGCAGCCCTGCCTTTGATCGATCCCACTCTGCCTGTACCTCCACTGCCTGGAAAATCGACCGAGGAAGCCATGCATGCCGGCATCGTGCAGGCTGCAGCGGGCGGAATCGTAGGCTGCATTACCGAGATGCTCCCCATCATGCAGTCCGATTCATTCAGCATCTACATCACAGGTGGCGATGCAGAATGCCTGATACCCTGGCTGCCCTGGGATGTGGAAATGACACCTCACTTGGCACTACAGGGTCTGATTGTCGCTTCCCAGGCTACGCAGTCATGA
- the obgE gene encoding GTPase ObgE: MFVDRVSLFVKGGHGGRGKVSFYRAKYVMKGPPDGGDGGHGGNVIIRAVPGTDSLAAVSNIKHWKAKNGGDGGVNNRHGFQGEDMIMIVPPGTVIRDRDRGHVIKDLTEPFEEVIIAKGGYGGRGNRHFATSINRSPRTVEPGQEGEERWIVLELKLIADAGLIGMPNAGKSTMLSRLSRAQPEIADYPFTTKFPNLGVVQMGYEHGFVLADLPGLIEGAHTGTGLGLEFLRHVERTRVLIHLIEPFPVDESDPVANYRAIRHELEQYSKELSQKPEVVALSKSELTESETVRQQLESAIGKEVLAVSAATGQGLSTLVSQVVQILKETKPEPVAPTRVTVPFPDMPAAQIGSSSS; the protein is encoded by the coding sequence ATGTTTGTGGATCGTGTTTCATTATTTGTGAAAGGGGGCCATGGCGGACGAGGCAAAGTCAGCTTTTATCGTGCCAAGTATGTCATGAAAGGCCCACCCGATGGTGGCGATGGCGGGCATGGCGGGAATGTCATCATCCGTGCTGTGCCGGGAACCGACAGTCTTGCTGCTGTGTCGAACATCAAACATTGGAAAGCCAAGAACGGCGGCGATGGCGGTGTCAACAACCGTCATGGCTTCCAGGGTGAAGATATGATCATGATCGTTCCACCGGGAACAGTCATACGCGATCGTGATCGGGGCCATGTCATCAAGGATCTCACTGAACCGTTCGAAGAAGTGATCATTGCCAAGGGTGGTTACGGCGGTCGAGGCAACCGTCACTTTGCTACTTCAATCAACCGCTCCCCACGCACGGTAGAACCAGGCCAGGAAGGCGAAGAGCGCTGGATCGTGTTGGAACTGAAACTGATTGCTGATGCCGGGCTGATTGGTATGCCTAACGCAGGCAAATCAACGATGCTGAGCCGATTGTCGCGGGCACAACCCGAAATTGCCGATTATCCGTTTACGACCAAGTTTCCCAACCTGGGTGTGGTGCAGATGGGTTACGAACACGGTTTCGTGCTGGCTGATCTGCCTGGGCTGATTGAGGGTGCTCATACTGGCACTGGGCTAGGGCTTGAATTCCTTCGCCACGTGGAACGTACCAGGGTGCTGATCCACCTCATTGAGCCGTTTCCTGTGGATGAGTCTGATCCTGTTGCCAACTATCGTGCCATCCGTCATGAACTGGAACAGTACAGCAAAGAACTGAGCCAGAAGCCTGAAGTCGTGGCACTCAGCAAGTCTGAACTGACTGAAAGCGAAACGGTTCGCCAGCAATTGGAATCAGCCATCGGCAAGGAAGTGCTGGCAGTCTCTGCAGCAACCGGGCAGGGGCTGTCTACTCTCGTGAGTCAGGTAGTGCAGATACTCAAAGAAACCAAGCCTGAACCGGTAGCGCCAACTCGTGTTACGGTGCCTTTTCCCGATATGCCAGCTGCCCAGATAGGGTCATCCAGTTCATGA
- the fae gene encoding formaldehyde-activating enzyme encodes MSMYIGEALCGEGNEIAHIDLLLGSKDGPVGVAFANALANQSAGHNNLLAVLTPNLVCKPATVMITKVTIKGMTQAAQMFGPAQKAVAMAITDCVAEGVLPKGTADELVCVCGVFIHPQAKDNKKIYQYNYDATKLALKRAVNVEPKIEEILAKKDSVKHPIFES; translated from the coding sequence ATGTCCATGTACATCGGCGAAGCCTTGTGCGGTGAAGGCAATGAAATAGCACACATTGATCTGCTCCTGGGTTCCAAGGATGGTCCCGTAGGCGTGGCATTCGCCAACGCCTTGGCCAACCAGTCTGCAGGCCACAACAATCTGCTGGCCGTTCTGACTCCTAACCTCGTTTGCAAGCCCGCCACCGTGATGATCACCAAGGTCACCATCAAGGGCATGACCCAGGCTGCACAGATGTTTGGCCCTGCTCAAAAAGCAGTTGCCATGGCTATTACCGATTGTGTTGCGGAAGGCGTGCTCCCCAAGGGTACCGCTGATGAACTGGTCTGCGTCTGTGGCGTGTTCATTCACCCGCAAGCAAAAGATAACAAGAAGATTTACCAGTACAACTACGATGCCACCAAGCTGGCGCTCAAACGTGCAGTGAACGTGGAACCGAAGATCGAGGAAATCCTTGCCAAGAAGGATAGCGTCAAGCACCCCATCTTCGAATCATAA